A genomic window from Candidatus Atribacteria bacterium ADurb.Bin276 includes:
- the thrC gene encoding Threonine synthase: MYWPGVISHFADYLPVAPRTPELTLQEGNTPLIRSQHIVKQLKLKSLFFKFEGMNPTGSFKDRGMVMAVAKAVEEGKKVIMCASTGNTSASAAAYARRAGVACIVIIPQGKIALGKLSQALMHGARVIAIKGNFDEALTIVRSITSHYPVALVNSINPFRIEGQKTAAFEIVDWMQGVPDYLALPVGNAGNITAYWKGFKELFSRKEINVLPKMIGFQAQGSCPLVTGVPVEKPHTVATAIRIGNPASWKGAINARDESGGSIEAVTDEEILSAQRMLAGEEGLFVEPASAASLAGVLKKNQAGFFQGNESVVCVLTGHGLKDPDIAIEQCRDRIEELEASEEAIVDRLGLSGEKHD; this comes from the coding sequence TTGTACTGGCCTGGTGTTATTTCGCATTTTGCTGACTATCTTCCTGTAGCTCCTAGGACACCGGAATTAACTTTACAGGAAGGGAATACTCCTCTTATCCGGTCTCAACATATTGTTAAGCAGTTAAAATTAAAATCTCTCTTTTTTAAATTTGAAGGAATGAATCCAACTGGTTCCTTTAAAGACCGTGGAATGGTCATGGCAGTTGCTAAGGCAGTTGAAGAAGGGAAGAAAGTGATCATGTGTGCTTCAACTGGGAATACTTCTGCTTCAGCGGCTGCTTATGCCCGGCGGGCGGGAGTTGCCTGTATCGTCATAATTCCTCAGGGTAAAATTGCCTTAGGGAAGCTCTCACAAGCATTGATGCATGGAGCACGGGTTATTGCTATCAAGGGAAATTTTGATGAGGCTTTGACGATCGTCCGTTCCATAACCTCGCATTATCCGGTGGCATTGGTGAATTCCATCAATCCCTTTCGAATTGAGGGCCAAAAAACCGCCGCTTTCGAGATCGTTGATTGGATGCAAGGGGTGCCTGATTATCTGGCTTTACCGGTTGGCAATGCTGGGAATATAACCGCCTATTGGAAGGGTTTTAAAGAACTTTTTAGCCGAAAAGAAATCAATGTCCTACCCAAGATGATTGGGTTTCAAGCTCAAGGATCTTGCCCATTGGTAACTGGGGTACCGGTTGAAAAACCTCATACCGTTGCCACGGCAATACGGATTGGGAATCCCGCCAGCTGGAAAGGGGCAATCAACGCCCGCGATGAGTCGGGGGGGAGCATTGAAGCGGTAACCGATGAAGAAATCCTTTCAGCGCAGAGAATGTTAGCCGGGGAAGAAGGATTATTTGTTGAGCCTGCTTCAGCGGCTTCTTTGGCTGGTGTATTGAAAAAAAATCAAGCCGGATTTTTCCAGGGAAATGAATCGGTTGTTTGTGTACTCACCGGTCACGGGCTGAAAGATCCTGATATCGCCATAGAACAATGCCGGGATCGAATCGAAGAATTGGAAGCATCGGAAGAGGCAATCGTTGATCGCCTTGGATTATCTGGAGAAAAGCATGATTGA
- the cymR_2 gene encoding HTH-type transcriptional regulator CymR has product MKISTRARYGLRLLVDLAEHSGKDPVKLKDISQRQGISLNYLRQLIMPLESNKIVRSIRGNRGGYLLGKKPEEINLLDIMNLLEGPIDLVDCVHNKNLCQISDTCPTRKIWVEISEKMEQSLVQKSLKDLMENNEIHN; this is encoded by the coding sequence ATGAAAATTTCAACCAGAGCTCGTTACGGATTAAGATTATTAGTCGATTTAGCCGAACATTCAGGGAAAGACCCGGTTAAATTAAAAGATATCTCTCAACGTCAGGGCATATCCCTCAATTACCTTCGGCAGCTTATCATGCCCCTGGAATCGAATAAGATCGTTCGAAGCATCCGTGGAAACCGAGGTGGATATCTATTAGGAAAAAAACCTGAAGAAATCAACCTGCTGGACATCATGAACCTGTTAGAAGGCCCAATTGATTTAGTCGATTGTGTTCATAACAAAAACCTTTGCCAAATATCGGATACCTGTCCTACTCGTAAAATATGGGTAGAAATATCGGAAAAAATGGAGCAGTCACTCGTCCAAAAAAGTTTGAAAGATCTGATGGAAAATAATGAAATACACAACTAA
- a CDS encoding putative transporter: MSKNYLLVPFFLALIVIGLGLSGIGSVVPEMTKQFGVTSAVMGRVFLFHGLGYFISIMIAGFLGDIMQKSFLLRLGLLISALGFAGIASFQGFSPVILSFMAMGIGLGFLDCMVNPILTEIFTKNPGTILNIVHAFYGLGSLSAPRLYAFLSQRQYNWQNFYTLVTVITVVVFILFLLPFLPKSQGKMGFRNILKIFRYRAFWFMGAITMFYSGGVTILNGWLVSYFKEKGLSVPIGAVYLSFFWLGLMVGRFVLSWMVDRIGHLRMIQLNTIGGIIFAALTISLPISAILTPTLLFLTGFMLSTIMPTTLTYAVVNYPETASTASGWVLTNNGIATLLFPWFGGILASLTSFQTTLLMVPILLIIMLSFQWLLAGEIKKVQKSPVKTVPSG; this comes from the coding sequence TTGTCCAAAAATTACCTGCTGGTCCCATTCTTTTTAGCTTTGATTGTTATAGGATTAGGACTCTCCGGAATTGGGTCGGTCGTTCCCGAAATGACCAAACAGTTTGGTGTCACCTCAGCTGTGATGGGACGGGTATTTCTGTTTCATGGATTGGGGTACTTCATTTCCATCATGATCGCCGGTTTTTTAGGTGACATTATGCAAAAATCTTTCCTGCTTCGGTTGGGATTGTTAATCAGCGCTTTAGGATTTGCCGGAATCGCTTCTTTTCAAGGTTTTTCCCCAGTAATCCTCAGCTTCATGGCAATGGGTATTGGGCTTGGTTTTTTGGACTGCATGGTGAATCCAATTTTAACCGAAATATTTACCAAAAATCCCGGCACCATTCTCAATATTGTCCATGCTTTTTACGGCCTTGGCTCTCTATCTGCTCCTCGACTCTATGCTTTTTTAAGTCAACGACAATATAACTGGCAGAATTTTTATACGTTGGTAACAGTTATCACCGTGGTGGTTTTTATTCTTTTTCTCCTCCCCTTTCTCCCCAAAAGTCAGGGGAAAATGGGATTTCGAAATATTTTAAAAATTTTCCGCTATCGGGCCTTTTGGTTCATGGGAGCCATAACCATGTTCTACTCCGGAGGAGTAACCATCCTGAATGGATGGTTAGTGTCCTATTTCAAAGAAAAAGGATTATCAGTCCCAATTGGAGCGGTTTACCTATCCTTTTTTTGGCTGGGATTAATGGTTGGTCGTTTTGTCCTTTCCTGGATGGTTGATCGAATCGGTCATCTCCGTATGATCCAGCTTAATACCATTGGAGGAATCATTTTTGCAGCTTTAACCATCAGTCTTCCCATATCAGCCATTCTCACCCCTACTCTTCTCTTCTTAACCGGTTTCATGCTCTCAACGATTATGCCGACTACTCTCACTTATGCAGTGGTTAATTACCCAGAAACTGCCTCAACCGCTTCCGGATGGGTCTTAACCAATAATGGGATTGCTACGCTCTTATTTCCGTGGTTTGGAGGAATATTAGCCTCACTCACCAGTTTCCAAACCACTCTGTTGATGGTGCCGATTTTGCTCATCATTATGCTTTCTTTTCAATGGCTCTTAGCAGGAGAAATCAAAAAAGTCCAGAAATCCCCAGTCAAAACCGTTCCCAGTGGCTAA
- a CDS encoding GXGXG motif protein, which yields MREDQLYRIPSGCALVGILNQDGSRMSGDTIIDDYPVIMIGGSSRDFLGEYMAGGLIVVLGLGYDSNCSPVGKFIASGMNGGKLFIRGRFQPEQAGPGIGIEKPIPEDFDEINLYLQEFSADLSLEIPELKCDDFVKVFPTTTRPYGRVYAY from the coding sequence ATGAGAGAGGACCAACTTTACCGCATACCTTCTGGATGTGCCTTGGTTGGCATTCTCAACCAAGACGGATCGAGAATGTCGGGTGACACCATCATTGACGATTATCCAGTTATCATGATTGGTGGCTCGAGCCGAGATTTTCTTGGTGAGTATATGGCCGGTGGTTTAATAGTGGTATTAGGTTTGGGTTACGATTCAAATTGTTCCCCAGTAGGGAAATTCATTGCTTCGGGAATGAATGGAGGGAAGTTGTTTATTCGTGGGCGATTCCAACCGGAACAGGCTGGTCCGGGAATCGGCATTGAAAAGCCGATTCCCGAAGATTTTGATGAAATCAATTTGTACCTTCAGGAATTTTCTGCTGACCTTAGCTTAGAAATTCCTGAGTTAAAATGCGATGACTTCGTTAAGGTTTTTCCAACCACCACTCGCCCTTACGGTAGAGTCTATGCCTATTAG
- a CDS encoding tetratricopeptide repeat protein — MRNFFMIWFLILILLLLFCPTSFALDAFDQAQIYLESGDIDRAIQILKPLTNSSNEDELSQVVEVLYTLFSEKGQNQDAIHVLQIFIEKFPRTQSAYLYRYWIAKTEEDNKKYQESLKLLQKIVAEYPTDIGDPFNIRQQAMEDIAHHQENYFGNYTEAINSYLTILSQYPDFEEKSRILLQVASCYEKMNQFDKAMEFYQKIRFQETDPYYLDLSELRIEYLQSDPTWTRKNSAILIKELGDAFAKKDLQAIESLAKKGDFWTGQMFSEFEIVRFSQIIPYFSTYLTQSTLQIHPAEKKENEYYILKITSWGDPDFPILYLYIEKGIYGWEWSKIVLSNPEIECQVNNFDDT; from the coding sequence TTGAGAAATTTTTTCATGATTTGGTTTTTGATCTTAATCCTTCTTCTGCTCTTTTGTCCAACCAGCTTCGCTTTAGATGCTTTTGATCAAGCACAAATTTATTTAGAAAGTGGGGACATTGACCGAGCCATTCAAATTTTGAAACCTTTAACCAATTCTTCAAATGAAGATGAGCTCTCTCAGGTGGTTGAGGTTTTGTATACTCTTTTCAGTGAAAAAGGCCAAAACCAGGACGCGATTCATGTTCTCCAAATTTTTATCGAAAAATTCCCCCGAACTCAATCAGCCTATTTGTATCGATATTGGATAGCCAAAACCGAAGAAGATAACAAAAAATATCAGGAATCTTTGAAACTTCTACAAAAAATTGTCGCTGAATATCCCACCGATATTGGTGATCCTTTTAATATCCGTCAGCAAGCGATGGAAGATATAGCTCACCATCAAGAAAATTATTTTGGAAACTACACTGAAGCTATCAACAGTTATTTAACTATTTTATCCCAATATCCTGATTTTGAAGAAAAATCGAGAATTCTATTACAAGTTGCTTCCTGCTATGAAAAAATGAATCAATTCGATAAAGCCATGGAATTCTATCAGAAAATTCGCTTTCAAGAAACCGATCCTTATTATCTTGATCTGTCTGAATTGAGAATTGAATATCTTCAATCGGATCCAACTTGGACAAGAAAAAATTCAGCAATTTTAATCAAAGAGCTTGGAGATGCTTTTGCTAAAAAAGACCTTCAGGCTATCGAAAGTTTAGCTAAAAAAGGCGATTTTTGGACGGGTCAAATGTTCAGTGAATTTGAAATTGTGAGATTTTCCCAAATTATTCCCTATTTTTCAACCTATTTAACTCAATCTACCCTCCAAATTCACCCGGCTGAAAAGAAGGAAAATGAGTATTATATTCTAAAAATCACCTCTTGGGGCGATCCTGACTTTCCAATTCTTTATCTCTATATCGAGAAGGGAATTTATGGATGGGAATGGAGCAAAATTGTCCTGTCCAATCCTGAAATCGAGTGTCAGGTAAACAACTTTGATGATACCTAA
- the hisB gene encoding Imidazoleglycerol-phosphate dehydratase: MQKREALKKRTTFETDIEIYILLDGQRQIELDLPIPFFPHLLKSMAFYADWDLNIKARGDVEVDFHHLVEDIGIVLGEAFRTALGETKNIQRYSTQFIAMDEALSMVSIDVGGRSFLNYDVSIGSQKVGDFEADLIEEFLRAFTNHAHITLHGKSWWGKNGHHILESLFKALGKAFKEALILNGNTIPSTKGII, from the coding sequence GTGCAAAAACGAGAAGCCTTAAAAAAAAGGACAACCTTTGAAACCGATATTGAAATATATATTCTTCTTGATGGTCAGCGGCAAATCGAACTTGACCTTCCGATTCCTTTTTTTCCTCATTTATTGAAAAGTATGGCATTTTATGCTGATTGGGATCTCAATATAAAAGCTCGTGGTGATGTTGAAGTTGATTTTCACCATCTGGTTGAAGATATTGGGATTGTGTTGGGCGAAGCCTTTCGAACTGCGCTTGGGGAAACAAAAAATATTCAACGTTACAGTACTCAATTCATTGCCATGGATGAGGCTTTGAGTATGGTCTCTATTGATGTTGGTGGTCGATCCTTCCTTAATTACGATGTCTCAATTGGTTCTCAAAAAGTTGGTGATTTTGAGGCTGATCTGATAGAAGAATTTCTAAGGGCTTTTACCAACCACGCACACATTACTCTTCATGGCAAATCATGGTGGGGTAAAAATGGACACCATATCTTAGAGTCTCTTTTCAAGGCTTTAGGAAAAGCTTTTAAAGAAGCACTGATATTAAATGGTAATACAATTCCCTCCACCAAAGGAATCATATAG
- the hisH1 gene encoding Imidazole glycerol phosphate synthase subunit HisH 1, whose product MIVIIDYGIGNLHSVSKALEKLGFENQISKDPDLVEKAPALILPGVGSFGEAVEQMEKNNLIDVICNSVQKGKPILGICLGLQLLFEKSQESTKKKGLSFIEGEVRKLPPTNKVPHMGWNKILFTENNPLSGLIPDGRFFYFAHSYYVVPESKESIVGISNYNVVIPVIINQDNIWGVQFHPEKSSKWGIHFLETWAKRVIP is encoded by the coding sequence ATGATTGTTATTATTGATTATGGAATAGGTAATTTACACAGCGTATCAAAAGCTTTAGAAAAATTAGGGTTTGAAAACCAAATCAGCAAAGATCCGGATTTGGTTGAAAAAGCTCCTGCTCTTATCCTTCCTGGGGTCGGATCTTTTGGTGAAGCGGTTGAACAAATGGAAAAAAATAACCTCATTGATGTTATCTGCAATTCAGTTCAAAAAGGAAAGCCAATTTTAGGCATTTGTTTAGGGCTGCAATTGCTTTTTGAAAAAAGTCAAGAATCGACAAAGAAAAAAGGGTTATCATTCATCGAGGGAGAGGTACGGAAACTTCCTCCAACCAATAAAGTTCCTCATATGGGGTGGAATAAAATTCTTTTTACCGAAAACAACCCGCTCTCGGGATTGATACCCGATGGCCGTTTCTTTTATTTTGCCCATTCTTATTACGTCGTACCGGAATCGAAAGAAAGTATTGTGGGAATCAGCAATTATAACGTGGTTATTCCGGTCATTATCAACCAAGATAATATCTGGGGCGTACAATTTCATCCAGAAAAAAGCTCAAAGTGGGGAATCCATTTTCTTGAAACCTGGGCAAAGAGAGTTATCCCATGA
- the hisA gene encoding 1-(5-phosphoribosyl)-5-((5-phosphoribosylamino)methylideneamino) imidazole-4-carboxamide isomerase yields MILPIPAIDIINGQCVRLEKGDYSQMSIYSDSPLDMALYWEGKNAPMLHLIDLDGAKIGKPVNLSIFSKIIQSVHIPVEVGGGIRSLSTFLSYLDAGAQRLIFGSVAVQNPKLVEDCIKRSQESVVVSIDSRNGLVALQGWTEKTTISAVDLTNKLKNLGVINFIYTDIEQDGTLQGVNLNRIQKYLQETEVPTFIAGGVATFEDVLQLKKLKPWIKGIILGKALYSGALQFEEVQKILQEEEKCSLKE; encoded by the coding sequence ATGATTTTACCCATTCCAGCTATTGATATTATCAACGGGCAGTGTGTTCGCCTGGAAAAAGGCGACTACTCACAAATGAGTATTTACAGCGATTCCCCTCTTGACATGGCGCTGTACTGGGAAGGAAAAAACGCTCCGATGCTTCACCTGATCGATTTAGACGGTGCAAAAATTGGCAAACCAGTTAATTTATCAATATTTTCGAAGATCATTCAATCGGTTCATATTCCAGTAGAGGTTGGTGGTGGTATCCGTAGTCTTTCCACTTTCCTCTCCTATCTCGATGCTGGTGCTCAACGGTTAATCTTTGGAAGTGTCGCTGTCCAAAATCCCAAACTTGTCGAGGATTGCATCAAAAGAAGCCAAGAAAGCGTTGTAGTGAGCATTGACTCCCGAAACGGTTTGGTTGCCCTGCAAGGTTGGACCGAAAAAACCACCATATCCGCCGTCGATCTTACCAACAAGTTAAAAAATTTGGGTGTGATCAATTTTATTTATACTGATATTGAGCAGGATGGTACTCTTCAGGGAGTGAACCTCAACCGTATTCAAAAATACCTTCAAGAAACTGAAGTCCCAACTTTCATTGCCGGAGGAGTTGCCACTTTCGAGGATGTGTTACAACTTAAAAAATTAAAACCTTGGATAAAAGGTATTATCTTAGGAAAAGCACTCTATTCGGGTGCATTACAATTTGAAGAAGTTCAGAAAATTCTTCAGGAGGAAGAAAAGTGCTCGTTAAAAGAATAA
- the hisF gene encoding Imidazole glycerol phosphate synthase subunit HisF has translation MLVKRIIPCLDVKEGKVVKGIHFENLKDVGDPVELAKRYEEEGADELVFLDITASYEKRETMVKIAEKVAQNIYMPFTVGGGISTHEHVSNLLKAGADKVSINTAAVLNPDLISQLAEKFGSQCVVVAIDVKKTWDRITRRSYWEVYINGGRTPTGKDAIAWASQVESLGAGEILLTSMDTDGTQNGYDLFLTRKIVDGVKIPVIASGGAGKLEHLLTVFREGGADAALVASIFHYKNFTIQEAKAFLKKRGIPVRIEEP, from the coding sequence GTGCTCGTTAAAAGAATAATCCCCTGTTTAGATGTCAAAGAAGGAAAGGTTGTCAAAGGAATCCACTTTGAAAATCTCAAGGATGTCGGCGATCCGGTCGAGCTGGCCAAACGCTACGAAGAAGAAGGTGCTGATGAATTAGTATTTTTAGATATCACCGCATCCTATGAAAAAAGAGAGACTATGGTGAAGATTGCTGAAAAAGTTGCCCAGAACATCTACATGCCCTTTACCGTAGGTGGTGGAATCAGTACCCACGAACATGTCAGCAATCTTCTCAAAGCAGGAGCCGACAAAGTATCTATCAATACGGCAGCAGTGCTCAATCCCGATTTGATATCTCAACTGGCTGAAAAATTCGGAAGTCAGTGTGTCGTAGTTGCCATTGATGTCAAAAAAACCTGGGACCGCATTACCCGCCGCAGCTATTGGGAAGTCTACATTAATGGAGGGAGAACACCAACCGGGAAAGATGCCATAGCCTGGGCAAGTCAAGTCGAAAGCCTGGGCGCCGGTGAAATTCTTCTCACCAGCATGGATACCGACGGAACACAAAATGGTTATGATTTATTTCTCACCAGGAAAATCGTTGATGGAGTAAAAATTCCAGTAATCGCTTCTGGTGGAGCTGGAAAATTAGAACATCTTCTGACGGTTTTTCGTGAAGGAGGAGCCGACGCTGCACTGGTCGCTTCAATTTTCCATTATAAGAACTTTACTATTCAGGAAGCTAAAGCCTTTCTTAAAAAACGTGGAATCCCAGTAAGGATTGAAGAGCCATGA
- the hisE gene encoding Phosphoribosyl-ATP pyrophosphatase, with translation MMKSLIENLHFDENGLIPAIIQDEKSGKVLMMAYMNAEALEKTITTGKTWFYSRKRKTLWNKGETSGHYQLVKDIFIDCDQDTLLITVEQKGAACHTGFNSCFHRQVSEKGISSTQSELPPYALASFPQELFDVIQERAKNPSAQSYTSKLLQSGKEKILRKVSEEATEVLLASLENDEQKKEHLQWEIADLLYHLLVLIQHEKLNWYDIMNELKKRRK, from the coding sequence ATGATGAAATCCCTGATTGAGAATCTTCATTTTGATGAAAATGGCTTGATTCCAGCAATCATCCAAGATGAAAAAAGTGGCAAGGTTTTAATGATGGCGTATATGAATGCCGAAGCTTTGGAAAAAACCATCACCACAGGTAAAACCTGGTTTTATAGTAGAAAAAGAAAAACCTTATGGAATAAAGGGGAAACCAGCGGCCATTACCAACTGGTAAAAGATATTTTTATCGATTGCGACCAGGATACTCTCCTGATAACGGTTGAGCAAAAAGGAGCTGCTTGTCATACCGGATTCAACTCTTGTTTCCATCGTCAGGTTTCAGAAAAAGGAATATCTTCAACTCAATCGGAATTGCCTCCTTATGCATTAGCATCATTCCCACAAGAACTTTTTGATGTCATTCAAGAACGAGCTAAGAACCCATCAGCACAGTCTTATACTAGTAAGCTTTTGCAATCGGGAAAAGAAAAAATTCTACGGAAAGTTTCTGAAGAAGCGACTGAAGTCCTGCTGGCTTCATTAGAAAATGATGAACAAAAAAAAGAACATTTACAATGGGAAATAGCTGATCTTCTCTATCACCTTTTGGTCCTCATCCAGCATGAAAAATTAAATTGGTATGATATTATGAATGAGCTTAAAAAAAGACGAAAGTAA